A stretch of Microbulbifer sp. SAOS-129_SWC DNA encodes these proteins:
- a CDS encoding DUF5597 domain-containing protein: MKKLIRKTVPIAAALLLASQIPAASAKPIPQLVQKSGRYALMVDGAPYLILGAQTNNSSNYPAALPKVWPAVEKMQANTLVIPVAWEQVEPAEGKFDFSFVDTLLKQARARDKRLVLLWFATWKNNAPHYAPEWVKLDNQRFPRVITNEGKTLNSLSPLFQRTLDADKRAFVAFMQHLKKVDRQRTVIMVQVENEVGTYGSARDFSAAAEKEFQQPVPDQLRTDLGRDNSGSWAEVFGKHADETFHAWHIARYVNEVAAAGKAVYPLPMYVNVALRNPFNPGKAGQYSSGGPTDNMIPVWKSAAPDIDLIAPDIYFRDHKTATRVMDLYSRNDNPLYIAEIGNDQPYARYFFDTLGHGGLGFTPFGMDYTDYSNYPLGAKKTDDEIANFTELYSLFGPMAREWARISFEHPVWGVSEPVDTEGSDKKLWNAEGSESDAGEKNPEDYTQRIDLGDWTAEVTYGRPAFWIHPPKGNTPSSGGAVIAELAKNEYLVTGLRTRVTFSPSHKLEGRQFVIDRVEEGHFDDGKWVFERVWNGDQTDWGLNFSSNPHVLKIKLASYKTE; the protein is encoded by the coding sequence ATGAAAAAACTAATCCGCAAAACAGTCCCCATCGCCGCCGCTCTGCTGCTCGCCAGCCAAATACCGGCAGCCTCGGCCAAGCCGATTCCGCAACTGGTGCAGAAAAGCGGCCGCTACGCGCTGATGGTCGACGGAGCGCCCTACCTGATTCTCGGCGCCCAGACCAATAACTCCTCCAACTACCCGGCGGCATTGCCGAAAGTATGGCCGGCCGTAGAAAAAATGCAGGCCAATACCCTGGTCATTCCAGTGGCCTGGGAGCAGGTCGAGCCGGCGGAAGGAAAATTCGATTTCTCCTTTGTCGACACCCTGCTGAAGCAGGCCCGCGCGCGCGACAAGCGCCTGGTGCTGCTGTGGTTCGCCACCTGGAAAAACAACGCCCCCCACTATGCGCCGGAGTGGGTCAAGCTGGACAACCAGCGCTTTCCACGCGTGATCACCAATGAGGGCAAAACCCTAAATTCCCTCTCGCCACTCTTCCAGCGCACGCTCGACGCAGACAAGCGGGCCTTTGTGGCGTTTATGCAGCACCTGAAAAAAGTCGACCGCCAGCGCACCGTGATCATGGTGCAGGTGGAAAACGAGGTGGGCACCTATGGCTCCGCGCGTGACTTCTCCGCCGCGGCGGAAAAAGAATTTCAACAGCCGGTACCGGACCAGCTGCGCACCGATCTGGGCCGCGACAACAGCGGCAGCTGGGCTGAAGTATTCGGTAAACACGCCGACGAAACCTTCCACGCCTGGCATATCGCCCGCTACGTCAACGAAGTTGCCGCGGCCGGCAAGGCAGTCTACCCACTGCCGATGTATGTCAACGTGGCGCTGCGCAACCCATTCAATCCGGGCAAGGCCGGCCAGTACTCCAGCGGCGGACCCACCGACAATATGATCCCGGTGTGGAAGTCCGCCGCGCCGGATATCGACCTGATTGCGCCGGACATCTATTTCCGCGACCACAAGACCGCCACGCGCGTGATGGACCTGTACAGCCGCAACGACAACCCGCTGTATATCGCCGAGATCGGCAACGACCAGCCCTACGCGCGCTATTTCTTCGACACCCTCGGCCACGGCGGTCTCGGCTTCACTCCCTTCGGCATGGATTACACCGACTACTCCAACTACCCGCTGGGCGCGAAAAAAACTGACGACGAAATTGCCAACTTCACCGAGCTCTACAGCCTGTTCGGCCCCATGGCCAGGGAGTGGGCGCGCATCAGTTTCGAACACCCGGTGTGGGGCGTATCCGAACCGGTGGACACAGAGGGTTCGGACAAGAAGTTGTGGAATGCCGAGGGCAGCGAGAGCGACGCCGGGGAGAAAAACCCCGAAGACTACACCCAACGCATTGACCTGGGTGACTGGACTGCGGAAGTCACTTATGGCCGCCCGGCCTTCTGGATCCACCCGCCCAAGGGCAACACCCCGTCCTCCGGCGGCGCCGTGATCGCCGAGCTGGCAAAAAATGAATATCTGGTCACCGGCCTGCGCACCCGTGTGACTTTCTCCCCCAGCCACAAACTCGAAGGCAGGCAGTTCGTGATCGACCGGGTGGAAGAAGGCCACTTCGACGACGGCAAATGGGTTTTCGAACGGGTCTGGAACGGCGACCAGACCGACTGGGGGCTGAATTTCTCCAGCAATCCCCACGTACTCAAAATCAAGCTGGCCAGCTACAAGACCGAATAA
- a CDS encoding TonB-dependent receptor → MSENNNSAFARKRLSHFIQRTTGAIRLASGISLMAVSALAAAQDDEKKDSNADASVEEVVVTGQRASILSAQSIKRDATTIVDSIVASDIGKLPDRSISEALQRVPGVTVSRYDNMSDPEHFAGEGAGVAVRGLSQVRAELNGRDIFSASGGRSLSFDDVPAELMGGVDTYKSPSADMIEGGLGGTVNLRTRMPFDSDEQLVSFTVKGNYGDMIGETNGEYSGLYSDRWQTGIGEIGLLVDVSSSDLSSRADNVYTRAFFARDDIEDGKTVYVPRGVDWRRNDYQRKRKGEYLALQWAPNDDIEAFATAFRSEHDQRWDEAGFFTDTGGGLGLFLPTKGADDWTYNSNGVMQSGTLTTAQGNGVPFGTSTRYSSNNSVTTDFSAGFEWQATERLSIKSDLQYVKSTATTEDYTLGLVTYPDSLSVKGLSGTPSIYVDDAFLTDYSNYSYGQMQSLPSDNEAESKALRVDAKYDFIDSLVTSVQAGARFSDKSTDNRESASWAARYQPWQLGWLFPTAKDIPTISNPSDLTEFSYGDFQRGDVNVPGMAYLIDPSLLRNFRASTDRITANTPNGCCGLDWDNALNLDLADNINTQDESTRAAYVRVNFAIDDLALPIDGNVGVRYVHTANTAHGQLRFPTFTVPGATEQPFYQPDSPYDAENSYNSVLPSLNLRLHASDNLVVRFAASQAIWRPAFTDMKALMSIAANWKDGVTPPTDASAFDPSMLYFSLNSDGNPYLEPMKANQFDLSAEYYFDDNGGMAHVALFRKDVSDFFRTATGTDSIEGFDVVTSRTENVGTAKINGAEIGLTKFFDFLPAPFDGLGVQANYTYIDSSTDVPDEVSPVNTDGSSYGDMPFEGLSKDSYNLVGMYEKNGFYARLAWNWRSKYLVAVGPNGWNGVDNDVTWRLPVYNDDYGQLDASLGYDINDNVSVNFEASNLTQENTEGLIDQGKMGMLHAYTYSQDVRYAASVRVTF, encoded by the coding sequence ATGAGCGAGAACAATAACAGCGCTTTTGCCAGAAAAAGGCTGTCGCACTTTATTCAGCGAACCACCGGCGCTATTCGCTTGGCCTCGGGCATATCACTGATGGCTGTGAGCGCCCTGGCTGCAGCTCAGGACGACGAGAAAAAAGACAGCAATGCCGACGCGAGCGTCGAAGAAGTGGTAGTAACCGGTCAGCGCGCCAGTATCCTGTCCGCGCAGTCGATCAAGCGCGATGCCACCACCATCGTCGACTCCATCGTTGCCTCCGATATCGGCAAGCTGCCGGACCGCAGTATTTCCGAAGCCCTGCAGCGGGTACCCGGCGTGACCGTGTCCCGCTACGACAACATGAGCGACCCGGAGCACTTTGCCGGTGAGGGTGCCGGCGTCGCAGTGCGCGGCCTGAGCCAGGTGCGCGCCGAGCTGAACGGCCGCGACATCTTCTCCGCCAGCGGCGGCCGCAGCCTCAGCTTTGACGATGTACCAGCAGAGCTGATGGGCGGTGTCGACACCTACAAGAGCCCGTCTGCCGATATGATCGAGGGCGGTCTCGGCGGCACCGTGAACCTGCGCACACGCATGCCGTTCGACAGCGACGAACAACTGGTCAGCTTCACCGTGAAAGGCAACTACGGCGATATGATCGGCGAGACCAACGGCGAGTATTCGGGCCTGTACAGCGACCGCTGGCAGACCGGTATCGGCGAGATCGGCCTGCTGGTGGACGTCTCCTCTTCGGACCTGTCCAGCCGCGCCGACAACGTCTACACCCGCGCCTTTTTTGCCCGCGACGATATCGAAGACGGCAAGACCGTCTACGTTCCGCGCGGTGTCGACTGGCGCCGTAACGACTACCAGCGCAAACGCAAAGGCGAGTACCTGGCCCTGCAGTGGGCACCCAACGACGATATCGAAGCCTTCGCCACCGCGTTCCGCTCCGAGCACGATCAGCGCTGGGACGAAGCCGGTTTCTTCACCGATACCGGTGGCGGCCTGGGCCTGTTCCTGCCCACCAAGGGTGCGGATGACTGGACCTATAACAGCAACGGCGTGATGCAGTCCGGCACCCTCACCACCGCCCAGGGCAACGGCGTACCCTTCGGTACCAGCACCCGTTACTCGTCCAACAACTCGGTAACCACCGACTTCTCTGCCGGTTTCGAGTGGCAGGCCACCGAACGCCTGTCGATCAAGAGCGACCTGCAGTACGTGAAATCCACCGCGACCACCGAAGACTACACTCTGGGCCTGGTCACCTACCCGGACTCACTGTCGGTCAAGGGTCTGAGCGGCACTCCGTCCATTTACGTGGACGACGCCTTCCTAACCGATTACAGCAATTACAGTTATGGCCAAATGCAGTCGCTGCCGTCAGATAACGAAGCGGAGTCCAAGGCTCTGCGCGTCGACGCCAAGTACGATTTCATCGACAGCCTGGTGACCTCGGTGCAGGCCGGTGCGCGCTTCAGCGACAAGTCTACCGACAATCGCGAGAGTGCCAGCTGGGCGGCGCGCTACCAGCCGTGGCAGCTCGGCTGGCTGTTCCCCACCGCCAAAGATATTCCCACCATCAGCAACCCGTCTGATCTGACCGAATTCTCCTACGGCGACTTCCAGCGCGGCGACGTCAATGTGCCGGGTATGGCCTACCTGATCGACCCGTCACTGCTGAGAAACTTCCGCGCCTCCACCGACCGCATCACCGCCAATACCCCCAACGGCTGTTGCGGCCTGGATTGGGACAATGCGCTGAATCTCGACCTGGCCGACAATATCAACACCCAGGACGAGAGCACCCGCGCGGCCTACGTGCGCGTCAATTTCGCCATCGACGACCTGGCGCTGCCGATCGACGGTAACGTCGGCGTGCGCTACGTTCACACCGCCAACACCGCCCACGGTCAGCTGCGCTTCCCGACCTTCACCGTTCCGGGCGCCACCGAGCAGCCGTTCTACCAGCCCGACAGCCCCTACGATGCGGAAAACAGCTACAACAGTGTGCTGCCGAGCCTGAACCTGCGCCTGCACGCCAGCGACAACCTGGTGGTGCGCTTCGCCGCGTCCCAGGCGATCTGGCGCCCGGCGTTTACCGACATGAAGGCGCTGATGAGCATCGCCGCCAACTGGAAAGACGGTGTCACCCCGCCGACGGACGCCTCCGCTTTCGACCCGAGCATGCTGTACTTCTCGCTCAATTCCGACGGCAACCCCTACCTGGAGCCGATGAAGGCCAACCAGTTCGACCTGTCGGCGGAATACTACTTCGATGACAACGGCGGCATGGCCCACGTGGCACTGTTCCGCAAGGATGTATCGGACTTCTTCCGCACCGCCACCGGTACCGACAGCATCGAAGGCTTCGACGTCGTCACCAGCCGCACCGAAAACGTCGGCACCGCCAAGATCAACGGTGCGGAAATCGGCCTCACCAAGTTCTTCGACTTCCTGCCGGCCCCGTTCGACGGCCTCGGTGTCCAGGCCAACTACACCTATATCGACAGCAGCACCGATGTGCCGGACGAAGTGAGCCCGGTCAACACCGACGGCTCCAGCTACGGCGACATGCCGTTCGAGGGCCTGTCCAAAGACAGCTACAACCTGGTGGGGATGTACGAGAAGAACGGCTTCTACGCCCGCCTGGCCTGGAACTGGCGCAGCAAGTACCTGGTAGCGGTCGGCCCCAACGGCTGGAACGGTGTCGACAACGACGTTACCTGGCGCCTGCCGGTGTACAACGACGACTACGGCCAGCTGGATGCGTCCCTCGGCTACGACATCAATGACAATGTCTCGGTCAATTTTGAGGCTTCCAACCTGACCCAGGAAAACACCGAAGGCCTGATCGACCAGGGCAAGATGGGCATGCTGCACGCCTACACCTACTCCCAGGATGTGCGCTACGCAGCCAGTGTCCGGGTGACTTTCTAA
- a CDS encoding glycoside hydrolase family 95 protein, producing the protein MSHTVLNTRTRLCRLACLAPLLCAASASAAAPLQLWFDHPAGDWERESLPIGNGALGAAVQGGIATDILQFNEKTLWTGGPGAAGGGYDFGVPAGPQREALSQLRDEITRNGHVAPERAAAELGRKVHAYGNYQSFGALQLQFPTQEKATNYRRQLDLDDAVARVSYDANGIHYTREYLASYPDGVIAVHLSADRTHSINFTAGLDIPANRSADISVAGSRVTVSGKLNDNGLSYETQLQVIAEGGSVQRSDDGIRVSGADSATLLLAAGTDYAAHYPKYRGVNPHRAVQARADQASHKRWPALLADHRADYRALFDRVSLALSKPAQSTSGNGRVRAAPPIDQWLQHYPSGNSRSDRALEALYFQYGRYLLISSSRAGSLPANLQGVWNHSATPPWNADYHANINLQMNYWPAEVTNLAETTAPLFDFVDSLQQPGRAAAQKLLGARGWTMFLNTNVWGFSGVIDWPTAFWQPEAGAWLASHYYQHYLFSLDDNFLRERAYPVMKGAAQLWLDTLVTDPRDGKLVVTPSYSPEHGDFTAGTAMSQQIVYQLLRDTRDAALRLGDGNFAEQLGETLDNLDPGLRIGHWGQLQEWKQDLDDPQDHHRHVSHLFALFPDDRINLTTPALLDAARTSLSARGDAATGWSRAWKVALWARLHDGDHAYRILSAQLRESTLPNLWSSHPPFQIDGNFGATAAVAEMLLQSQRGVVQLLPALPAAWRDGEVHGLRARGDISVDMQWRDGKLQSARLHSGRDGEIRLELPNNVNVFTLRRIGDNKILSLRDNAKITAFSARAGESYLLTSGEQPVAQEAVL; encoded by the coding sequence ATGAGCCATACCGTCCTCAACACACGCACCCGGTTGTGCCGACTGGCCTGCCTGGCGCCCCTGCTATGCGCCGCCAGTGCCTCGGCCGCGGCGCCGCTGCAGTTGTGGTTCGATCACCCGGCCGGGGATTGGGAGCGCGAGAGCCTGCCGATCGGCAACGGCGCTCTGGGTGCGGCCGTACAGGGTGGCATCGCTACCGATATCCTGCAGTTCAACGAAAAGACCCTGTGGACCGGCGGCCCCGGCGCCGCCGGCGGCGGCTATGATTTCGGCGTGCCGGCCGGACCGCAACGCGAAGCGCTGAGCCAACTGCGCGACGAGATCACCCGGAACGGGCACGTGGCCCCCGAGCGCGCCGCCGCCGAACTGGGCCGCAAGGTGCACGCCTATGGCAATTACCAGAGTTTCGGCGCGCTGCAACTGCAGTTTCCGACACAGGAAAAAGCCACCAACTACCGCCGCCAGCTGGATCTGGATGACGCCGTCGCCCGGGTCAGTTACGACGCCAACGGTATCCACTATACGCGCGAATACCTGGCCAGCTATCCGGACGGTGTGATCGCCGTACACCTGAGTGCCGACCGCACCCACAGCATCAACTTCACCGCCGGCCTGGACATTCCGGCCAACCGCAGTGCCGACATCTCAGTTGCCGGCAGTCGCGTCACGGTCAGCGGCAAACTGAACGATAACGGACTCTCTTACGAAACCCAGCTGCAGGTGATTGCCGAGGGCGGCAGCGTGCAGCGCAGCGACGACGGTATCCGGGTCAGCGGCGCCGATAGCGCCACCCTACTGCTCGCGGCCGGTACCGACTACGCCGCGCACTATCCGAAATATCGCGGCGTGAACCCACACCGCGCCGTGCAGGCTCGCGCGGACCAGGCCAGCCACAAGCGCTGGCCGGCCCTGCTGGCCGATCACCGCGCCGACTACCGCGCCCTGTTCGATCGCGTATCCCTGGCCCTATCCAAACCGGCCCAGTCGACCTCAGGCAACGGCCGGGTCCGCGCCGCGCCCCCCATCGACCAGTGGCTGCAACACTACCCCAGCGGCAACAGCCGCTCCGACCGCGCCCTCGAAGCCCTGTATTTCCAGTACGGCCGCTACCTGTTGATCAGCAGCTCCCGCGCCGGTTCCCTGCCCGCCAACCTGCAGGGGGTTTGGAACCATTCCGCCACACCGCCGTGGAACGCCGATTACCACGCGAACATCAATCTGCAGATGAACTACTGGCCGGCGGAGGTCACCAACCTGGCCGAAACCACTGCACCGCTGTTCGATTTCGTCGACAGCCTGCAACAGCCCGGCCGGGCCGCGGCACAAAAGCTGCTCGGCGCGCGCGGCTGGACCATGTTCCTCAACACCAACGTGTGGGGCTTCAGCGGTGTCATCGACTGGCCCACCGCCTTCTGGCAGCCGGAGGCCGGAGCCTGGCTGGCGAGCCACTACTACCAGCACTACCTCTTCTCTCTCGACGATAACTTCCTGCGCGAGCGCGCCTATCCGGTAATGAAGGGCGCCGCCCAATTGTGGCTGGACACACTGGTCACAGACCCGCGCGACGGCAAGCTGGTGGTCACCCCCAGCTACTCACCGGAACACGGCGACTTTACTGCCGGCACCGCCATGTCCCAGCAGATTGTCTACCAGCTGCTGCGCGATACCCGCGATGCGGCCCTGCGTCTCGGCGACGGCAACTTTGCCGAACAGCTCGGCGAGACCCTGGATAACCTCGACCCGGGCCTGCGTATCGGTCACTGGGGTCAACTGCAAGAGTGGAAGCAGGATCTGGACGATCCGCAGGATCATCACCGCCACGTTTCGCACCTGTTCGCACTCTTTCCCGACGATCGCATCAACCTGACCACGCCGGCACTGCTCGACGCCGCGCGCACCTCACTCAGCGCTCGCGGCGATGCCGCCACCGGCTGGAGCCGCGCCTGGAAAGTGGCGCTGTGGGCGCGGCTGCACGACGGCGACCACGCCTACCGCATCCTGTCCGCACAGCTGCGCGAAAGCACCCTGCCCAACCTGTGGAGCAGCCACCCGCCGTTCCAGATCGACGGCAACTTCGGTGCGACTGCGGCGGTGGCGGAAATGCTGCTGCAATCCCAGCGCGGTGTGGTGCAGCTGCTGCCCGCCCTGCCGGCCGCCTGGCGCGACGGTGAAGTGCACGGACTGCGCGCTCGCGGCGATATCAGCGTGGATATGCAGTGGCGTGACGGCAAGCTGCAAAGCGCGCGCCTGCACTCGGGACGCGACGGCGAAATCCGGCTCGAGCTGCCCAATAATGTAAACGTTTTCACTCTTCGCCGGATTGGCGATAACAAAATTCTCAGCCTGCGCGATAACGCGAAAATAACAGCCTTCAGCGCCCGGGCCGGAGAGAGCTACCTGTTGACTTCAGGCGAACAGCCGGTCGCGCAGGAAGCGGTTTTATAG
- a CDS encoding FadR/GntR family transcriptional regulator → MDIQHSGRNLTQQLVHNLGAAIAGGRYKSGEGLPSESGLCDEYGISRSATREGIKMLTAKGLITSRPRQGIRVQPRSQWNLFDSDVLGWILHSGPTLEMLREFLQLRMAIEKEAAALAAADRDRESVEAIDAALKRMKDAEGGFSDPVEADIAFHISILNATNNAFYIQLGSFIETALRVSIRFTNSIKGVKMASYQNHKTLFDAIARGDIAAAREASTAMQNEALALIESELTERAQKGTGARAGALGIE, encoded by the coding sequence GTGGATATACAGCACAGCGGACGCAATCTTACCCAGCAACTGGTACACAACCTCGGTGCCGCCATCGCTGGTGGCCGCTACAAGAGTGGCGAGGGCTTGCCGTCGGAGTCTGGCCTGTGTGACGAGTACGGCATCAGCCGCAGTGCCACCCGCGAGGGGATCAAAATGCTCACCGCCAAGGGGCTGATTACCTCGCGCCCGCGCCAGGGGATCCGCGTGCAACCGCGCTCCCAGTGGAACCTGTTCGATTCGGATGTGCTGGGCTGGATACTGCATTCCGGCCCCACGCTGGAAATGCTGCGGGAATTTCTGCAGTTGCGTATGGCCATTGAGAAAGAAGCGGCCGCACTGGCGGCGGCGGACCGCGACAGGGAAAGTGTCGAGGCGATCGACGCGGCGTTAAAGCGAATGAAGGATGCGGAGGGGGGATTCAGCGATCCGGTGGAGGCGGACATTGCCTTCCATATCAGCATACTCAATGCCACTAACAATGCCTTCTATATACAGCTGGGCAGTTTTATCGAGACAGCGTTGCGGGTGAGTATCCGTTTTACCAACAGTATCAAGGGGGTGAAGATGGCCAGTTACCAGAATCACAAGACACTCTTCGATGCCATCGCCCGCGGCGATATTGCCGCAGCGCGGGAAGCCTCTACCGCGATGCAGAACGAGGCCCTCGCGCTGATCGAAAGCGAGTTGACCGAGCGCGCGCAGAAAGGTACCGGGGCGCGCGCCGGTGCCCTCGGGATTGAATAA